Proteins encoded by one window of Salmonirosea aquatica:
- a CDS encoding CPBP family intramembrane glutamic endopeptidase has protein sequence MERKIYYGSRGVGNVLKMILPYLVIVGAFQALGAWVAGYDLTTADAPAQNLEQAFIIVFFSLLGNALLIGLFRRYVDRESFLSLGFQTTFLGKDLLIGIIVGFEVMFLGFMALTLTDQLDFITFQYSFADLLLCLGFYIVVAFTEELLMRGYVLNNLLLSFDKYVALAISALLFSLMHGFNANFTLLGGINLFLAGILLGLSYIFTKNLWFPIALHFSWNFFQGPIFGFNVSGNNFYNLFLTEYSAPTIWNGGAFGFEGSIVCLFFQLIAILAVYVVFKDRFSPERERTLALEEQSTPYYYDESTDL, from the coding sequence ATGGAGCGGAAAATCTACTACGGGAGCAGAGGCGTAGGTAATGTACTGAAAATGATCCTGCCCTACCTGGTGATCGTAGGGGCCTTCCAGGCATTGGGTGCCTGGGTAGCGGGGTACGACCTGACAACTGCCGACGCTCCCGCCCAAAATCTTGAACAGGCTTTTATCATTGTCTTTTTTAGCTTACTGGGCAATGCCCTTCTGATCGGGCTTTTTCGAAGGTACGTCGACCGCGAATCGTTTCTCAGCCTGGGTTTTCAGACCACGTTCCTGGGTAAGGACCTGCTCATCGGGATCATTGTTGGCTTTGAAGTAATGTTTTTGGGGTTTATGGCCCTGACCCTAACCGATCAGTTGGATTTTATTACCTTCCAGTACAGTTTTGCCGATCTTCTGCTTTGCCTGGGATTTTATATTGTTGTAGCTTTCACCGAAGAACTGCTCATGCGGGGGTACGTCCTCAATAATCTACTGCTCAGTTTTGACAAGTACGTGGCGCTGGCTATTTCCGCGCTACTGTTTAGTCTGATGCACGGGTTCAATGCCAACTTTACACTGCTGGGTGGGATCAATCTTTTTCTGGCGGGTATCTTGCTCGGGCTTTCCTACATTTTTACCAAAAACCTCTGGTTTCCCATCGCCCTGCATTTTAGCTGGAATTTTTTTCAGGGACCTATCTTCGGATTCAATGTGAGTGGAAATAATTTTTACAACCTTTTTTTGACCGAATACAGTGCCCCTACGATCTGGAACGGCGGGGCTTTCGGATTCGAAGGCTCGATCGTGTGTCTGTTTTTTCAGCTCATTGCGATTCTGGCCGTGTATGTTGTCTTCAAAGACCGCTTTTC
- the folB gene encoding dihydroneopterin aldolase, with protein sequence MGTISLEGLEFFAYHGFYDEEQKVGNKYALDITIHTDFEKAAQNDRLRGTVNYEELYGIAVAVMAERSRLLEHIAYRLIEKIREKYPDVEKVHVAVSKFNPPIGGVCHRSKITLEG encoded by the coding sequence TTGGGAACTATCTCACTCGAAGGGCTGGAGTTTTTTGCCTACCATGGCTTCTACGACGAGGAACAGAAAGTCGGCAACAAGTATGCGCTGGATATCACCATTCATACCGATTTTGAAAAAGCCGCTCAGAACGATCGTCTGCGTGGTACCGTCAATTATGAAGAGCTCTACGGCATCGCAGTGGCGGTGATGGCCGAACGTTCGCGGCTGCTGGAACATATCGCCTACCGGCTGATCGAAAAGATTCGGGAGAAGTACCCCGATGTAGAAAAGGTCCACGTGGCGGTATCCAAGTTCAATCCTCCGATCGGGGGCGTGTGCCATCGATCCAAAATCACCCTGGAAGGCTAG